TCGGGCTTGTGAATTCCGTCGATGCGCGCGTGCGTCACCGCCTTGGCTCAAAACACAGCAAGACATTCCCATTGCCGAAAGTCCGCGACTTGGTTAGCTTCAGCGCCAGCTTCTCTCTGACACCGTCGAACATCGTCCTGCCCTTGCCAAGAATGAGAGGGTTGACGACAACTTGATATTCATCGATCAAACCTTCCTGCGCCAATTGCGCGACGATGGTGCCGCTTCCCAAAATCACCATGCCGTCGCCCGGCGCTTCCTTCAGTTTTCTGGTTTCCGCCGCGATATTGTCCTTTATCAGTTTTGTATTGTTCCACAAGGCCTTGTCCTTCGTCCTCGAAAACAACACTTTCGGGAGATTGTTCATGCGTTCGGCAACAGCCGGCATCATTTGCATGGCTGCCGGCGTCGGCCAGAAACTGGCCATCATATCATAGGTGACTCTGCCGAACACGAGCGTGCCTCCGCCGCTGGCATTTTCTGTGACAAAGGCATTCCACTCCGTGTCATTGGGATCCGCCTTGGCCCAGCTCATGTCGCCGTTCGCGTCGGTGAAGTAACCATCCAGCGACACATGATTGAAAGCGATCAATTTTTGCATGTCAGCCCTCTTTTCCTCTGTCAAACTGGAATGTCAAAATGATGGACGTCCTCACGCTTGCCCAGGGATTGGTACAGGCGTATCGCGGGAATGTCTCCTTGATCGGCCTGGACAAAAATGACGTAAGCGCCGCGCTCTCTGGCAGCCCGCTGAAGCTCCCGTATGAGATTCGTCGCAACACCCTTTCTGCGATGCGCCGCTGAGACGGCAAGGTCGTAAATGTAAATTTCTTTTCGTTCTTGCTCGAATTTTTGGAGTTCATAGGCGACCAGTCCGCCGATGACGGTTTCGCCATCGAGAGCGACAAGCGCGACAACGTGTGGCTCGCCCAGCAGCGCTTGCAGGTATTGCTCGCTTGGTACAGCGCTTTGATAAGTATCCGGCTCACCAAATGCCTCGCCGAAAACCGTGAGAAGATTCTTGAGCAGCGGCACATCGGTGTCAGCAAGAATTTTGTAGGTGTATTCCATTCATAACGCCTGCTTCGTTTTCCGTTCCGTGATCGATTTCGTGAGGTGAATTACTGTGCCGCAAGACGTCCTATCGGGCGAGTTGGTGAAATGCCATTGCTCATGCCTGCTCATACGCTTTCTGTAACTCGGCGAGGTCGAACTTCTTCATTTGGAGGAAAGCCTGGGTCACGCGCGCGATCTGTTCCGGGCTGCCGTGGCGCATCATCTCGTCCATGCCGGCCGGCGCGATCTGCCACGAGAGACCGTACTTGTCTTTGAGCCAGCCGCACTGTTCGGCTTCTGGAACCGCAGAGAGTTTATTCCAATAATGGTCGATCTGCTCCTGCGTGTCACAATACACGATAAACGAAATCGACTCGTTGAACTTGAATAGCGGTCCGGCGCTGATCGCCATGAATGGCTGGCCGGAAAGCTTGAACGAGACGATGTCGCAGTCGCCCGTGGGTGTGTCATGGAGTGTGGTAACGTTCGTGATTTTGGAATCAGGGAAGATCGAGCAATAGAACGCTGCTGCCTCCCTCGCCTCCTTGTCGTACCAAAGATGCGGAACGATTCTTGGTTTGACGGTGGCCATGGTGATTCTCCTCGATTCTTGAAGAAAGATGAAACACGGAAAAACCTTTGCGCCCGGTTCTCAGTGCATCCGGCATGATCATTTCAGACAAAACAATTCAGATAATGACCATGCCGGTATTCGCTGCTTCTTGATGAGATCGCTTCGGGGAGTACATCAGCCCTGAACCTGCGCGGGGTCCATCCACAGGTATTCCCAAATGTGGCCGTCGAGATCTTCGAAGCCCCATTGGTACATGAAGCCGTGGTCTTTGGGTTCGGCATAGCGCCGGGCGCCGGCTGCGAGCGCGGTCTCGACGATGCGATTCACTTCCTCACGCGACTTTGCCGAAAGCGCCACCAGCGTCTCAGTGCTGCGCTGCGCATCCGCAATCGCTTTGGGCGTGAAGGTCTTGAAGAACTTCTCGACCAGCAGCATGACAAAGATGTCTTCGCCAACGATCATGCAGGTCGCCTTCTCATCCGTGAATTGCGGGTTGAACTTGTAACCCAGCTTGGTGAAAAACGCAACGGAACGGTTAAGGTCTTTTGCGGGCAGATTAACGAAGATTTTTGGGCGATACTCAATCTGCGCGCGCACGGTGGGATTGTCTGCGGCCTTTTGCACCTCCGGTGGAAAATCGGAAGTTTCGAACACCGGCCGGATCTCGATCACATCGCCCTCTTCCGCCGGGCAGCGCTTGGCCCATTCGATTGCTTCTTCTTTTGACTTGAACTGAACCATCCAATAGCCGCCGAGCACTTCTTTCGATTCTATGAAAGGTCCGTCGGTCACCACCGGTTTCCCTCCGGAAAACGCAACGCGCGCGGCATTCACCGGCGGCTGGAGGCCATCGAGGGCAATCAGCGCGCCGGCCTTGGCCAGCTCTTCGTTGTACTTCATCATGGCAGTGACGGCCTCGGCGTTCGGGGTGAAATTCGAATCCACCTTCTTGCCAGGTTGATAGACTGCTGGAATCATCAACATCATGAAACGCATAATTGTATCTCCTTTCAACTTCGTAAATGTTTTTTGTAACAAAGCGTAACAACTCCAGAACGAAATGTCTGTGATTCGACCAGTTGCAAGTGCAGCCGCTCCTTAAGATCGGTCGTCTCCACCAGGCGCGGTCCCTTACCCGCCACAACCGGGTGAATCGCAATGCGATACTCATCAATCAGGCCGAGCCGTGTCAGATGCGAAGCGATACTCAGACCGTCGATGAAGATATTTTTGCCCGGTTGCTGCTTCAACTTCGGTATTTCTTCCTCGATGTTCGTGCGGGAGAGCTTGGTGTTTTTCCAATCGACACGGCTCAGTGTCTTTGAAAAAACGATCTTGGGGAGCGAATCAATCGTCTGCGCGAACTCGTTGACCGCCTTTGTCTCTGACTGATTTTTTGCCACAACGGGCCAGTAGGATTCCATCAGTTGATAGGTTTTGCGGCCGAAGAGGATGACATCCACGCTGCGCAATAAATCGGTGTAGTACGCATGCAACTCGTCATCCGCGATCATGTCTTCATGGCCGCAGCAACCATCCATGGTAATATTGATTCCGAAAATGACTTTTCTCATTTGTTGCTCCTTTCAGCCGGGGGCCTGCGATCAAAATCGCAGGCTATGAGGCATAAGTCGTCTAAAGACCACTCTGGTCCAACAAGATCGAGTCGCATGCATGCGAATTACGTTTCTTACTTCCCCGCAGAACGCCGCCGCGCGCTTTCTGCCACCATCTCAGTCAAGTCCGCGGCCGGGCGAATCTCAAAAGGCCCCGCCTTCACGCCGGGGTGTTTTGACATCAACTGAATGGCGTGGTTCAAGTCGCGCGCTTCGAGCACCAGGATGCCGCCCAATTGTTCCTTGGTTTCGGCGAAGGGGCCATCAGTGACTGCGACCTTGCCGTTGCGCCAGCGCAGAGTAATGGCATTCTGCGCGCTTTGCAGCGCTTCACCGCCGGCAAAGTGGCCGTTCCGGCGCAGTTCATCATCATAAGTGAGACATTCGTCCATGAAAGCGTTGCGCTCGCCCTCGGACATCGTATCCCACTTTTTCTGTTCCATGTAACCGAGGCAGATGTCTTTCATGATTTTTCTCCTTGATCCCTTTGTATTCGATCAGCACCGATGGCTGGCTCACGCACTTCAGGCCACGCAGTTCAAGTTCCTTATGTTGAATAACATTTGCCATTCTCGTTATGCTTTTTCTGATTGATCGTTCACACTCTTGTCGTTCGACGACGCTCAAAATCGACATGGCTGATTGGATGCAGATCAACGCTCATCGAACGCCTTGAGCGCCGGTTTGATATCAACAACGGGTGTCCCATCGATTGCTTCCATGGGCGCGACCCGCAGTCTTCTTCCAGCGACTTCCAACACCGAAACGCGATGCAGTCCCACCGGGTTGGGACGATCCGGGGACCGCGTTGCAAACACGCCCATCAGCGGCCGTTCGCGCTGGCCGCGCGGATGCACTTGCAGCACGTCGCGTTGGCCGCGGTGCAGCCAGGTGAGAATGATCAACTCGTCGCCGGCCGCGAGGCCGGCAAGTCCTGGCGCCATCCGTTCTTCGATCTCAAGCCACGCCTCGGGCGCGCCTTCATCTCCCTGCCGCGGCGCCGCCGCGCGGCTGGTCAATTCGGAACGGATGACGCCAATGGGTTCGATGGTGTAAACGGTTTTAGGCATGGTGCATTGCAAAAAAAAGTCGCTTCGCGGCAGAACCTTATTCGAAAAGAAATGGAAAACAAAAATCTTCAACACAGGAGTAAGCAGAGATTAGCTTTCCGTGGCCCATCACGCTGTTTGCTCAGTTTTCTTTGTGTTGATTCCGGCGCTAACTCCGCAGCGGAACAAGTGTCCGCAACCGCCCATCGAGCAAGAAAAGCCCTCCCCAGACAAGTGCGCCGATATAGACCGGAAACAAGACGTGACTGAAAAGCGGATTGCCGAGGCGCACATGCGTCGCGACGGCGCCGCCAAGAAACCCGGTCAACAGAACCGCGCCGAATATCGACGTGCGCGGAATCACATAGAGAGCAAGACACACAAGCTCGACGATCCCGATGCCGAGAATGGCGCTTTCGGGATAGCCGAGCTGAACGGTTCCCTCCACGACTGGCGCCAGCTTCAGCAACTTCCCGGAGCTGTCGAAGAGCAAGAACAGAATCGCCAGTGCGCTGATGATTCGTCCGGCCCAGAGATTTTTCCTTGAAACAGGAGTGGCTTGAATGCGTGCTGACATGAGTTTTCTCCAAATAAGTTTAGTCGCAAACGAATGAAATCACTGCCGGCGGCGCCGGAGCACTGCAAATGCCTTTCGAACGAGGCGCTACCTTTCCGCGACCTGGCGAACCTCGCCTTCACCATCCCCATGAATCTCCCAGAAGCGCTGCGCCAATTGCATCGCTTCTTGCTTCGACTTCGCCTGCACCAGCGCGTAGCCGGCGATCAACTCCTTTGTTTCGGCAAATGGCCCGTCGGTCACGGTCAGCTTCCCTCCAGACGATTTTATGCGGAAACCCTTCGAACTCGGAAGCAGGCCCTCGGCTGCGAGCAGCACACCCGCCTACGCCATTTCCTCGAAGAATTTTCCCATTCTCGCCATGAGTTCCGGATCGGGAGGAACGCCAGCCTCGAAATTCTTGTCGGCTTTGACCATCATCATGAATCGCATCTTGGTTTCCCTTCACGATGCTCAAGAATAACGTTTGTCTTCCTTCAGCCCATCTTCAATTGGCCGCACTTCGATGCTGCCGAGGCGCGCGGACGGCCACTTTGCTGCCACCTGAATGGCCTCGTTCAGGTCGCGCGCATTGATCAAAAAAAATCCGCCGAGCGTTTCCTTGGTTTCGGCGAACGGACCGTCAGTGATGGAGACTTTGCCGCTGCGCACGCGCACGGTGGCGGCGTTGCGAACGCTTTGGAGAGGTTCTGCGGCAATGAGATAGCCGCCCTTCTGCAACTCCTCGACATACGAAAGCGTCTCGCGCCTCAATGCGCTCCACTCACTTTTGTTCAGGGCATTGAGCTTGCTTTCTTCTTCGTAAGCCAGACACAAATACTTCATCGGTTTCTCCTGTTTGTGAGATTCTGTCGTTTGCCTTTAGTAGTCGTTCGACGACGCTCACTTTCGACATCCGCGCCAACTCGTGCACCGATAAATTTTGACGCACGCATGCTCCAAGTGAACAGGCCAGGCCAAAGACGATCGCGCAGAATGGCAGAGGCAAGTATGTCACAAGGCAATTTCCTAGGAGCCGCGGGTTTGGCGTCACCGTCTCTGCTCTGTTTGTGGATCACGAATTCGTGAAGACGGACAACCTGCGCAAGTGGCAGTGACACCGTTTGCCGATGATTTTGCGATCAGGGCAATCCCGGCAGCTCAACTACCGGCCGGATCTCGACCGTGCCAGTATGCACCATGGGAATGCGGCCGGCAATACCGATGGCCTCGTCGAGATCCTTTGCCTCGATCAGGAAATAGCCGCCGAGCTGCTCGCGCGTTTCGGCAAATGGGCCGTCGGTCACCAAACGCCTGCCCTGGCGGACGCGCACGCTGGTCGAGGCCGTGGTCGGATACAACGGGTTGGCGCCGAGATACTGTCCCTGCGCATGCAGTTCATGCGCCAACTCGGTAGATGCACCGAAGCATTCCTGCCGCTCGGTTTCGCTCAGGGTCTTTTCGTCGTAGTAGATCAGCAGCATATATTTCATCTGGGCCTCCAGTTGTTATTCAAGGGTTGAATGCGGAATTGGACTGCCAACCAGCAGCCCTCATGCCGACTGACTGGAATGGCCTCCGCGGCGTTGCAGATCGCTGCGCGAATTCTACGGTGCCGGCCCGCAGCTCAGCCTTTGCCGGCCGGCACTGCCGCGCGGAATCGGATCATCGCGTCGCCATTTGGTTTGAAGCTGGGCAATCCACACCGTTGCTGCCGGCCGGGCGCGGCGGCGCACCGGCAGAGGCCGAAACGAGACGGGGCGTGGCGGCATGAATGCGCCACTGCGCCACGGGCTACGCTGGAGGTCAAGGCGCGGCCGCGTCGCGTTGAGGGCGGCAGGCCGACGCTTTGCCGGACTTCCCCAGCAACCTGCCACCGGCGCGGTGACCGGCCGGGCGGAATGCGCCGGCGGAAAGAAGACGACAGTATCCACCACACCGATGCCTTCACAATATTCGATCTGCCTCTCCGGTTTGATCTGAAAAAAATCGCCCAGCCAGTTGTGGGCCGATTCGGTCAGCAGCACATATTCCGGCGCAGGTACGGAATTCTTGAGCAGGCGATGCGCCAGGATCACGTCCACGCCGAAGAGCTTGTCAAATCCATGAATGTGCTCGAGGGCCACGGCACCGGCATGAATGATCACTTTGAGTTTCAATTCCCGTGCATCGCGGACGCACGGATAGGCGGCACAAAGCCGGTCGAGCGTGTGATGAAAGGATCGAAAGAAATTTCTCACCTGCTTTTTGATTGCGGCAACCTCAGCGGAAGCGCCGCCCCCTTCCGGGCAAATCGCATAGAAGAAGGCGGCATCGCCTTCCACTTCCGCGAGCTTGAGCGGCGGGCCGGCCGCAGAAATGACGGCACGCAGCAGTTCGACCACCACGTGCATGGCGTGGTCGGCGGCACGCGCGTGTGACTTCATGAACTGAGTGAAGCCGCTGATATCAGCGAGCAGCAACAGGGCTTGGTGAGTTGATGGTTGCATATTGTATCTCGCTAAGACTCTAAAAAATGGGCACGCCACTTTCTGCTTCAACGCGGATTTGGAATATAAAAGCGGCTTGTGTCAACCTTATGTCACAGCCTTTGGCGGGAGCCAAGCTGCAGTTTCCGGCTGATTCTACTGCGTAGTCGTTTGGAGATGAGCAAAATCGACATGTGCGAGCAAGGCTGTAAACGTTTATTTGCCACAGGCCAGCACGAGGTTTTGGCCACAATTGCCGCCGTTTCGCGCTGCCGGCAAACGAACGGTGGAGAAACCCCTTCCGCCAGTGTAGTTTGGGTTCGGTGACGGCGGTGATCGGCAGAGGGATTGCAAGCCCGCGGCTCTTTCACCTCACCTTTCCCCGCGCCAGGGAGGCAAACGTGCCGGCGAGACAAAGCAGGGAAAAAATGGTGAAGGCAGAGTGCATGCTTTTCATGAAGAGAGGATAATTGGCCGGCGCAATTTGCACGCGGCCGAGGTAAATGGCGAAGATCAACGTGGCGATGCCCATGCTGAGCATCTGTCCGGTGAGCCGCATCGTGCCCAGGGTTCCGGAGGCGATGCCGTAGAAGCGCTTGTCCACCGCGCTCATCACGGCATTGGTATTGGGCGAGGAAAACAGCGCGAACCCCAGCCCCAGCAGCAGCAAGCCCGCGACGAGGAAAGGCAGCGTGCTGTTCTCCTGCAAAAACGTGAAGAGAAAAAGTCCGGCCGCGGACAACAGCATGCCGAAGGAGGCGACCAGCCGCGGTTCGATGCGGTCGGAGAGCCGGCCGGCGATCGGAGAAAAAACCGTCATCATCACCGGTTGGGCCACCAGAATGAAACCCGCAGATTGTGGTGGCAGTGCCTTGACGTATTGCAGATAGAGACTCAGCAGAAAAGTCAATGCGAACGTTGCGCTGTAGTGGATCAGCGCGGCCAGGTTGGAAAAGGCGAAAACCGTGTTGGCGAAGAGTTGCAGGCGCAGCACCGGACTCGGAGTCTGCCGCTCCCATTTCGTGAAAGCAAAGAGGCCCGCCAGGCCCGCCACCAGCAGCACCGCGCCCGGCCATGCCGGCAGCAGAGAAAACCCCAGCATGATCGCCGTGAGCGCGGCGATATAGATGATCGCGCCCGGCAGGTCGAATTTCTCACCACGGGCTTCGGCCCATTCGCCCTGCAGCCGTTGCACCAGCGCAATCAGCAACACGCCCACGGGCAGATTGATGAGGAAGAGACTGCGCCAACCCAGGTGCTGGGTGAGGAAGCCGCCGAAGAACGGGCCGAGTGACAATCCCAAATAGACCGCAGCAGAATTGATCCCCAAAGCCTTGCCGCGCTCGCCGGGAGGAAAAACGGAAGTGAGAATCGCAACGCCGGTGCCGAAGATCATGGCGCTGCCGAATCCCTGCAGGATGCGCATGGCGATCAACATGGCGCCGGAAATCGCAGCCGCCGTCAACAATGAGGCAAACGTGAAAACGGCGACGCCGCAAGTGAAGATCCTTTTTCTGCCGTGAATGTCGGCGAGCCGGCCAAAAGGGACGAGAAACATGGCGGCAGACAACAGGAACGAGGAGGCGACCCAACTCAACATCACGGCGTCCATGGCAAATTCGCGGGCCATGAGGGGCAGGGCAAGATTCACCGCGGAGCCCATGAACGGCGTCAGGAAGGAGGCCAGCGAGGCAATCAGCAACGCCGGGCGTTGGTTGGGATCCACGCGGCCGGGAGCCGGCTGGGAAGATGACACGAGATCAGGTTGGGGCGGGGATTCTCTCATGCGAGCATTGACCTCTGTGCGCTCGTAGCTGCAACGCGATGGTCACACATTTTTTCACGTTGCCTGGCGCAGTGCCAGCAACCGGCGCTGCAAGAACCTGCGCTCCGGCTCCAGTTGCGTGAGGCCGAGTGCACGCTCATAGGAAGCTTGCGCTTCCGCCGTTCTTCCCAGCCGGCGGCATAGCTCGGCGCGCGCCGAGTGTGCCAGATGGTAGCCGGCCAGATCGCCGCGGCTGAGAATGGCGTCGATCAAGGCCAAACCTGCGGCGGGACCATCACGCATGGCCACGGCCGCCGCGCGATTCAATTCGATCACCGGCGAGGGCTGCACCTGCAGCAGCAGATCGTAAAGCGCGACAATCTGCGCCCAATCCGTGACCGCAGCCGTCTGCGCGCGGGCATGCACCGCGGCGATTGCGGCCTGCAGCGTGTAAGGGCCGAAACGGCGGGACGAGAGCGCGCGTTCCACCAACGCCAAACCCTCGGCGCGCTGTTCGCGATTCCAGAGTGAGCGATCCTGATCTTCCAGCAGAATCAAATCACCCTGCGGTGAAGTGCGCGCCGGCCGCCGCGATTCGTGCAGCAGCATCAAGGCGAGCAGGCCCGTCACTTCCGGCTCGGGCAGCAATTCCAGCAGCAGCCGGCCGAGGCGAATCGCTTCGCTGGAAAGATCGGCGCGCGTCAAGGACTCGCCCGAGGAGGCGGAATAGCCTTCATTGAACACCAGATAGATCACATGCAGCACGGTGTCCAAGCGGTCGGGCAAATCCACCCGTGACGGCACTTGATAGGGAATAGCGGCGTCGCGGATCTTGGCCTTGGCGCGTACGATGCGCTGCGCCAGCGTCGCGGGAGCGGTGAGGAAAGCGCGGGCGATTTCTTCAGTGGTGAGGCCGCAGACTTCGCGCAGCGTCAACGCGAGGCGCGCTTCCGGAGACAGGGCCGGATGGCAACAGGTGAAGATCAGCCGCAATTGGTCATCTGCAACGCTTTCCTCATCCAGTTCGACCGAGGCAACGTTGTCGGCGTCGAGACGCGCAGCCAGCTCTGCCTGCACGGCATCAAAGCGGGCGCGGCGGCGCAGCGCGTCGATGGCCTTGAAACGGCCGGCCGACACCAGCCAGGCGCGGGGATTGGCAGGCATGCCGTCGCGCGGCCATTGCTCCAACGCGGCGCGAAAGGCGTCATGCAGCGCGTCCTCAGCGAGGTCGAAATCGCCGAGCACACGAATGAGGGTGGCGAGCACGCGGCGCGACTCGGCGCGATACACGGCATCTACGGCTGCATGAATCTTGCGAGCGGCGTCCTCACTGTTCAGCTCGGCGGGCTGCCCGGAAGCATTTCTTGTTTCCGGAGAAAAGGCGGCTGAGGGCGGAGTAAATGTCATTGCAATTGACTTTTCTGTGTTGTTGCGCTTTGCGTTGGCATGAAGAATCCTTGCCTCGTTTGTCCTGCTGCAAGCCTCCTGCCCGGCACCGGAATGATCGCTCAATTGAAGATGTGACCCGATACCCAAGAAGATTGGCGCGGAACGGCAAAAGGCAGAGTTTGCCTTATCCGACGAAAAAATGCTGGCATTCGTCGAAGCGGTCTCGCGCTAGGTCATTCGTACGCATCTTCTGAAATGCCTGGCACTGTGCCCAAATCTTCACAGGATCCCAGCGGGATGTGAATGATAGCGGACACGCTTTTCAAGGGAACGGCGCACTCGTTCGTGTCCGTCCCAAATCACCACCGCCCGGGCACTTCATCATGAGCAGAAGCGAGTTCCATTCGATTGGTGCATGCTTTGGTGCCGAGCGCCCGGGCGGTTTCTTCATTAGTGGATAGGCACGAGCTGGTCATCAAGCAGGCGCGTGGCCGGAATATTTCAGGGCAACCGCTAGCGCCTGCTCTTGCGCCATTGCCCTGCCGGCCGCAGATTCAGCGGCAAAAGCTTCTTCGCCGAGGCCGGCAGCAGCTGCGGCGAGCACGGCCTCGCAGCGCCGGCGCTGGAATTCCGGCATCATCGCGCCACTAGCGGCATGCAACCCTTCTGCTGCTGCGAACAACCGCGCGGCGCCGGCGAGATCGCCGACGGTAAGCGCCAGGCGCGCGCCTCCCATCAGGGCATAGGGCAGGCCGAGCCGGTCATTCGA
The genomic region above belongs to bacterium and contains:
- a CDS encoding DoxX family protein, whose amino-acid sequence is MSARIQATPVSRKNLWAGRIISALAILFLLFDSSGKLLKLAPVVEGTVQLGYPESAILGIGIVELVCLALYVIPRTSIFGAVLLTGFLGGAVATHVRLGNPLFSHVLFPVYIGALVWGGLFLLDGRLRTLVPLRS
- a CDS encoding VOC family protein; its protein translation is MEYRPKIFVNLPAKDLNRSVAFFTKLGYKFNPQFTDEKATCMIVGEDIFVMLLVEKFFKTFTPKAIADAQRSTETLVALSAKSREEVNRIVETALAAGARRYAEPKDHGFMYQWGFEDLDGHIWEYLWMDPAQVQG
- a CDS encoding DUF2652 domain-containing protein, with amino-acid sequence MQPSTHQALLLLADISGFTQFMKSHARAADHAMHVVVELLRAVISAAGPPLKLAEVEGDAAFFYAICPEGGGASAEVAAIKKQVRNFFRSFHHTLDRLCAAYPCVRDARELKLKVIIHAGAVALEHIHGFDKLFGVDVILAHRLLKNSVPAPEYVLLTESAHNWLGDFFQIKPERQIEYCEGIGVVDTVVFFPPAHSARPVTAPVAGCWGSPAKRRPAALNATRPRLDLQRSPWRSGAFMPPRPVSFRPLPVRRRARPAATVWIAQLQTKWRRDDPIPRGSAGRQRLSCGPAP
- a CDS encoding RNA polymerase sigma factor, with product MTFTPPSAAFSPETRNASGQPAELNSEDAARKIHAAVDAVYRAESRRVLATLIRVLGDFDLAEDALHDAFRAALEQWPRDGMPANPRAWLVSAGRFKAIDALRRRARFDAVQAELAARLDADNVASVELDEESVADDQLRLIFTCCHPALSPEARLALTLREVCGLTTEEIARAFLTAPATLAQRIVRAKAKIRDAAIPYQVPSRVDLPDRLDTVLHVIYLVFNEGYSASSGESLTRADLSSEAIRLGRLLLELLPEPEVTGLLALMLLHESRRPARTSPQGDLILLEDQDRSLWNREQRAEGLALVERALSSRRFGPYTLQAAIAAVHARAQTAAVTDWAQIVALYDLLLQVQPSPVIELNRAAAVAMRDGPAAGLALIDAILSRGDLAGYHLAHSARAELCRRLGRTAEAQASYERALGLTQLEPERRFLQRRLLALRQAT
- the tsaA gene encoding tRNA (N6-threonylcarbamoyladenosine(37)-N6)-methyltransferase TrmO, with amino-acid sequence MPKTVYTIEPIGVIRSELTSRAAAPRQGDEGAPEAWLEIEERMAPGLAGLAAGDELIILTWLHRGQRDVLQVHPRGQRERPLMGVFATRSPDRPNPVGLHRVSVLEVAGRRLRVAPMEAIDGTPVVDIKPALKAFDER
- a CDS encoding YciI family protein; protein product: MKYMLLIYYDEKTLSETERQECFGASTELAHELHAQGQYLGANPLYPTTASTSVRVRQGRRLVTDGPFAETREQLGGYFLIEAKDLDEAIGIAGRIPMVHTGTVEIRPVVELPGLP
- a CDS encoding AAC(3)-I family aminoglycoside N-acetyltransferase, which encodes MEYTYKILADTDVPLLKNLLTVFGEAFGEPDTYQSAVPSEQYLQALLGEPHVVALVALDGETVIGGLVAYELQKFEQERKEIYIYDLAVSAAHRRKGVATNLIRELQRAARERGAYVIFVQADQGDIPAIRLYQSLGKREDVHHFDIPV
- a CDS encoding YciI family protein, whose translation is MKDICLGYMEQKKWDTMSEGERNAFMDECLTYDDELRRNGHFAGGEALQSAQNAITLRWRNGKVAVTDGPFAETKEQLGGILVLEARDLNHAIQLMSKHPGVKAGPFEIRPAADLTEMVAESARRRSAGK
- a CDS encoding MFS transporter translates to MRESPPQPDLVSSSQPAPGRVDPNQRPALLIASLASFLTPFMGSAVNLALPLMAREFAMDAVMLSWVASSFLLSAAMFLVPFGRLADIHGRKRIFTCGVAVFTFASLLTAAAISGAMLIAMRILQGFGSAMIFGTGVAILTSVFPPGERGKALGINSAAVYLGLSLGPFFGGFLTQHLGWRSLFLINLPVGVLLIALVQRLQGEWAEARGEKFDLPGAIIYIAALTAIMLGFSLLPAWPGAVLLVAGLAGLFAFTKWERQTPSPVLRLQLFANTVFAFSNLAALIHYSATFALTFLLSLYLQYVKALPPQSAGFILVAQPVMMTVFSPIAGRLSDRIEPRLVASFGMLLSAAGLFLFTFLQENSTLPFLVAGLLLLGLGFALFSSPNTNAVMSAVDKRFYGIASGTLGTMRLTGQMLSMGIATLIFAIYLGRVQIAPANYPLFMKSMHSAFTIFSLLCLAGTFASLARGKVR
- a CDS encoding dihydrofolate reductase family protein, which codes for MQKLIAFNHVSLDGYFTDANGDMSWAKADPNDTEWNAFVTENASGGGTLVFGRVTYDMMASFWPTPAAMQMMPAVAERMNNLPKVLFSRTKDKALWNNTKLIKDNIAAETRKLKEAPGDGMVILGSGTIVAQLAQEGLIDEYQVVVNPLILGKGRTMFDGVREKLALKLTKSRTFGNGNVLLCFEPRR
- a CDS encoding VOC family protein; this encodes MATVKPRIVPHLWYDKEAREAAAFYCSIFPDSKITNVTTLHDTPTGDCDIVSFKLSGQPFMAISAGPLFKFNESISFIVYCDTQEQIDHYWNKLSAVPEAEQCGWLKDKYGLSWQIAPAGMDEMMRHGSPEQIARVTQAFLQMKKFDLAELQKAYEQA
- a CDS encoding dihydrofolate reductase family protein, with amino-acid sequence MRKVIFGINITMDGCCGHEDMIADDELHAYYTDLLRSVDVILFGRKTYQLMESYWPVVAKNQSETKAVNEFAQTIDSLPKIVFSKTLSRVDWKNTKLSRTNIEEEIPKLKQQPGKNIFIDGLSIASHLTRLGLIDEYRIAIHPVVAGKGPRLVETTDLKERLHLQLVESQTFRSGVVTLCYKKHLRS
- a CDS encoding YciI family protein; the encoded protein is MLLAAEGLLPSSKGFRIKSSGGKLTVTDGPFAETKELIAGYALVQAKSKQEAMQLAQRFWEIHGDGEGEVRQVAER
- a CDS encoding YciI family protein, whose translation is MKYLCLAYEEESKLNALNKSEWSALRRETLSYVEELQKGGYLIAAEPLQSVRNAATVRVRSGKVSITDGPFAETKETLGGFFLINARDLNEAIQVAAKWPSARLGSIEVRPIEDGLKEDKRYS